One part of the Sorangiineae bacterium MSr11954 genome encodes these proteins:
- the leuD gene encoding 3-isopropylmalate dehydratase small subunit translates to MSGFVTLSARAVRLLVDDIDTDQIIPARFLKVTDKKGLGEKLFADWRTRPDFPLNHPDAKGSEILLAGINFGCGSSREHAPWALCDWGIRAVIARSFADIFRQNALKNGLLPVALDEASHAQVVALTAADPKAQLRIDLPNQRVELPDGSAFAFPIDPFSKHCLENGLDELGYILSLSDRITAYEAEKTF, encoded by the coding sequence GTGAGCGGCTTCGTCACGCTCTCCGCGCGGGCGGTGCGGCTCTTGGTCGACGACATCGACACGGACCAGATCATCCCCGCCCGCTTCCTCAAGGTGACGGACAAAAAGGGCCTCGGCGAAAAGCTGTTCGCCGACTGGCGCACGCGGCCCGACTTTCCGTTGAACCACCCCGACGCCAAAGGGTCGGAGATCCTCCTGGCCGGCATCAACTTCGGCTGCGGCTCCTCGCGCGAGCACGCGCCGTGGGCGCTCTGCGACTGGGGGATCCGCGCGGTCATCGCGCGCTCGTTCGCCGACATCTTCCGGCAGAACGCGCTCAAGAACGGGCTGCTCCCGGTGGCGCTCGACGAGGCCTCGCACGCGCAGGTGGTCGCGCTCACGGCCGCCGATCCCAAGGCCCAGCTCCGCATCGATCTGCCGAACCAGCGGGTCGAGCTTCCGGACGGCAGTGCGTTCGCGTTCCCCATCGACCCGTTCTCCAAGCACTGCCTCGAGAATGGCCTCGACGAATTGGGGTATATCCTCTCGCTTTCCGATCGGATTACCGCTTATGAAGCGGAGAAGACATTCTGA
- the leuB gene encoding 3-isopropylmalate dehydrogenase, whose protein sequence is MTTKTIVLLPGDGVGPEVVREARGALERVAELFGHSFAFSEHAIGGIAIDEHDDPLPQATLDACSKADAVLLGAVGGPKWDDPKRKVRPEQGLLGLRRGLGLFANLRPVRVHPKLAAASPLKTDKVEGVDILFVRELTGGLYFGQPRLREKLESGKVRAVDTLEYTDEEVRRVVHLAFRLAEPRKKRVTSVDKANVLESSRLWREVATEVGAEFKHVALEHQLVDSCAMRLITAARSFDVVVTENMFGDILTDEAAVLAGSLGLLPSASLGEGTRGVYEPIHGSAPDIAGKDIANPTGTILSAAMLLRHSLGLTREAEAVERAVDEVLSSGARTADIPGAGDALSTRAFGERVRAAIRA, encoded by the coding sequence GTGACGACGAAAACGATCGTTCTTTTGCCCGGCGATGGCGTCGGGCCCGAGGTGGTGCGCGAGGCCCGCGGTGCGCTCGAGCGCGTGGCGGAGCTGTTTGGTCATTCGTTCGCGTTCAGCGAGCACGCCATCGGCGGCATCGCCATCGACGAGCACGACGATCCGCTCCCCCAGGCGACGCTCGACGCGTGCTCCAAGGCCGACGCGGTGCTCCTCGGGGCGGTGGGCGGCCCCAAGTGGGACGATCCCAAGCGCAAGGTGCGCCCCGAGCAAGGCTTGCTCGGCCTGCGCCGCGGCCTGGGCCTCTTCGCCAACCTGCGCCCGGTGCGCGTTCATCCGAAGCTCGCCGCGGCCTCGCCCCTGAAGACGGACAAGGTGGAGGGGGTCGACATTCTGTTCGTGCGCGAGCTCACCGGAGGCCTCTACTTCGGCCAGCCGCGGCTGCGCGAGAAGCTGGAGAGCGGCAAGGTGCGCGCGGTCGACACCCTCGAGTACACGGACGAAGAGGTCCGCCGCGTCGTTCACCTGGCCTTCCGCTTGGCGGAGCCGCGCAAGAAGCGCGTGACCTCGGTCGACAAGGCCAATGTGCTCGAGTCCTCGCGTCTCTGGCGCGAGGTGGCCACCGAGGTGGGCGCGGAGTTCAAACACGTTGCGCTCGAGCATCAGCTGGTCGACTCGTGCGCCATGCGCCTCATTACGGCGGCGCGCTCGTTCGACGTGGTGGTGACCGAGAACATGTTCGGCGACATCCTCACGGACGAAGCCGCCGTGCTCGCAGGCTCGCTTGGCTTGCTCCCCAGCGCATCGTTGGGCGAGGGGACCCGCGGCGTCTACGAGCCCATCCACGGCTCGGCGCCCGACATCGCGGGCAAGGACATCGCCAATCCCACGGGCACCATCCTGAGCGCGGCCATGCTGCTCCGTCACTCGCTCGGCCTCACGCGCGAGGCGGAGGCGGTCGAGCGCGCCGTGGACGAGGTTCTGTCCTCGGGCGCCCGCACCGCCGACATCCCCGGCGCGGGCGACGCGCTCTCCACGCGCGCCTTTGGCGAACGGGTGCGCGCCGCGATCCGGGCCTGA
- a CDS encoding Kazal-type serine protease inhibitor family protein produces MKGRTLLSAAILAMACTAWASEDAPGAVPLAADAPRGCGGAQQTPCSNPNEFCEIPAGTCSARSTPGICRAKPDACTKQSAPVCGCDGKTYGNDCERARAGVTLARIGKCG; encoded by the coding sequence ATGAAGGGTCGCACACTGTTGTCGGCAGCCATTCTGGCGATGGCCTGTACCGCATGGGCCTCCGAGGACGCACCGGGCGCCGTGCCGCTCGCCGCCGATGCACCGCGCGGATGCGGCGGCGCGCAGCAGACGCCATGCAGCAACCCCAATGAGTTCTGCGAGATCCCCGCAGGCACCTGCTCCGCGCGCAGCACGCCCGGTATTTGCCGGGCCAAGCCAGACGCCTGCACCAAACAAAGCGCTCCCGTTTGCGGCTGCGACGGGAAGACCTACGGAAATGACTGCGAGCGCGCGAGAGCGGGTGTCACCCTCGCGCGCATCGGCAAGTGCGGGTAA